One Legionella lansingensis genomic region harbors:
- a CDS encoding AI-2E family transporter, with amino-acid sequence MNENHKELISIGLTIAIVTLAVFIIHRFIPSIIWAAIIGIATYPLYLRWRQFFGNRHGVASLLFTFILALLFLLPLSWLVSILVKELQLFINYLQLINREGGQAPAFLRQFPMIGNDLVNYWDTNIGRPGNVRHLLSNLHLSLTPASYYIKRVGVDLAHRGFQLGFTLLTLFFFYRDGDKLIQQINHIGEFCLGQRWFRYADRLPSALRATVNGTIVVGLGVGFLMGICYFLVDFPAPTLTGFITAFAAMIPFVVPIVFAIVALILLSSGAMISAIFVVIWGTFVMFVADHFIKPVLIGGAIQLPFLAVLFGILGGVETLGLLGLFVGPIIMVLFVTLWQEPQGIVKPCVTT; translated from the coding sequence ATGAACGAAAATCATAAGGAATTAATTAGCATAGGGCTGACGATTGCTATCGTTACTCTAGCGGTATTTATTATTCATCGATTCATTCCTTCGATAATTTGGGCGGCTATCATAGGCATAGCGACTTATCCTCTGTATTTGCGTTGGCGTCAATTTTTTGGTAATCGTCACGGTGTGGCCTCGCTACTCTTTACCTTTATTCTGGCATTATTATTTTTGTTACCACTGAGTTGGTTGGTAAGTATATTGGTGAAAGAATTGCAATTATTTATCAATTATTTGCAACTAATTAACCGTGAAGGTGGTCAAGCGCCAGCTTTTCTACGTCAATTTCCTATGATAGGTAATGATCTAGTCAATTATTGGGATACAAATATTGGCCGACCTGGAAATGTTCGACATTTATTGTCGAATCTGCATTTGTCTTTAACGCCAGCTAGCTACTATATCAAACGGGTAGGTGTCGACTTGGCTCACCGTGGCTTTCAACTCGGATTTACTTTGCTAACTCTGTTCTTCTTTTATCGAGACGGGGATAAATTGATTCAGCAAATTAATCACATTGGTGAATTTTGTTTAGGCCAGCGATGGTTTCGTTATGCCGATCGGCTACCATCAGCTCTGCGTGCTACTGTTAATGGTACTATCGTGGTAGGTTTAGGTGTTGGTTTTTTGATGGGTATTTGTTACTTCTTGGTTGATTTTCCTGCTCCTACTCTAACAGGATTTATTACAGCATTTGCTGCAATGATTCCTTTTGTCGTTCCTATTGTTTTTGCCATCGTGGCACTCATTTTATTATCTTCCGGTGCGATGATTAGCGCCATTTTCGTGGTCATTTGGGGTACTTTTGTGATGTTTGTAGCCGATCATTTCATCAAACCCGTGTTGATTGGTGGTGCTATCCAGTTACCTTTCCTTGCTGTTCTTTTTGGGATCTTGGGTGGTGTGGAAACGTTGGGCTTGTTGGGCTTATTCGTTGGTCCTATCATCATGGTGCTCTTTGTTACTTTGTGGCAAGAACCACAAGGTATCGTCAAACCATGTGTAACAACTTAG
- a CDS encoding phosphatidylglycerophosphatase A family protein — protein MNVMRLENKVWQDPVYFIAFGFGSGLMPIAPGTWGTLAAIPIYLLIAGQSLAVYLVFTILAFLIGVWVSDKVSRDLGVHDYSGIVCDEVVGYLLTMMMAPVGLFWIVTGFLLFRIFDIWKPEPIRSIDHHVRGGIGIMLDDLLAAVPAWLILQLLAWGFLPK, from the coding sequence ATGAATGTGATGCGATTAGAGAACAAAGTTTGGCAGGATCCGGTATACTTTATTGCCTTTGGTTTCGGAAGCGGACTGATGCCCATTGCTCCAGGAACTTGGGGGACGCTTGCGGCTATTCCCATCTATCTATTGATTGCCGGGCAGTCTTTAGCTGTTTATCTTGTATTTACTATCCTTGCTTTTTTAATAGGGGTATGGGTTAGCGATAAAGTCTCTCGTGATTTAGGTGTTCATGATTACTCAGGTATTGTATGTGATGAGGTTGTTGGTTATCTATTGACAATGATGATGGCGCCTGTGGGCTTATTCTGGATAGTAACTGGCTTTTTATTATTCCGTATTTTTGATATCTGGAAACCAGAGCCAATACGTAGCATTGATCATCACGTACGTGGTGGTATTGGAATCATGTTAGATGATTTATTAGCAGCAGTGCCTGCCTGGTTAATCCTACAACTCTTGGCGTGGGGGTTTTTGCCTAAATGA
- the thiL gene encoding thiamine-phosphate kinase, with the protein MDEFSLIDVFFKSPTHWRQDVVYGIGDDAACVIVPNNHELLISTDTLVAEVHFLSSWDAYDIAYKAVMVNISDIAAMAATPCWLSLALTLPELNTTWLQRFSQGLHDALSQFNLALIGGDTTKGPLSLTLTIHGVVPSGKSVRRSGAQVGDKIYVSGELGAAALAVHFLHRDDLHPTDKDCLMQKLKHPKPRVDLQMILQEYATAAIDISDGLSADLNHICKSSKVGACFNEETIPLHPLLKKYQPADKAMNLALSGGDDYELCFTVPAEKEQHFLTLLPKLGLSTFPIGIIEEKPGLRIKKIDGTVNTFIPHGYSHF; encoded by the coding sequence ATGGATGAATTTTCCTTAATTGATGTTTTTTTTAAATCTCCCACCCATTGGCGACAAGACGTAGTTTATGGTATCGGTGATGATGCTGCTTGCGTCATTGTTCCCAACAATCACGAATTGTTAATTAGTACTGATACGCTTGTTGCCGAAGTTCATTTTCTTAGTTCCTGGGATGCTTATGATATTGCTTATAAAGCGGTGATGGTTAATATCAGTGATATAGCAGCTATGGCAGCCACTCCTTGTTGGTTAAGTTTAGCTCTAACATTACCTGAGCTAAATACCACTTGGTTACAACGCTTTTCTCAGGGTCTTCATGACGCATTATCTCAGTTTAATTTGGCATTGATTGGTGGTGATACAACCAAGGGCCCATTAAGTCTGACATTGACCATTCATGGTGTAGTGCCATCTGGGAAATCTGTCAGGCGCTCTGGCGCTCAGGTTGGGGATAAAATTTATGTTAGTGGTGAGTTAGGTGCAGCAGCACTCGCGGTCCATTTTCTTCATCGTGATGATCTTCATCCGACGGATAAGGATTGCTTGATGCAGAAATTAAAGCACCCTAAACCTCGGGTGGATTTACAAATGATCTTGCAAGAATATGCCACGGCAGCTATTGATATCTCTGATGGTTTAAGTGCTGATCTTAATCATATTTGTAAGAGTAGTAAGGTAGGTGCTTGTTTTAATGAAGAGACTATTCCACTGCATCCGCTTTTAAAAAAGTATCAGCCTGCAGACAAGGCTATGAATTTGGCTCTTAGTGGTGGAGATGATTATGAGTTATGCTTTACCGTGCCAGCTGAGAAAGAGCAACATTTTTTAACCCTGCTTCCTAAACTTGGGCTCAGTACTTTCCCAATAGGTATTATTGAAGAAAAACCAGGACTAAGAATAAAAAAAATTGACGGAACTGTGAATACGTTTATTCCACATGGATATAGTCATTTTTAA
- the nusB gene encoding transcription antitermination factor NusB, with the protein MEKQAISGKRRARKLALQALYQWFMSGQELHEIEAQFRANTNMAKVDSEYFCRLLYGVPANLSKLEDSFKPFLDRPIEGLNPIELTVLRLGAFELLYCPEIPYRVLLDEAISLTKEFGSQDGHRYVNGVLNNLAQKARKVEISNG; encoded by the coding sequence GTGGAAAAACAGGCAATTAGCGGCAAAAGGCGCGCTAGAAAATTAGCACTGCAAGCTCTTTATCAATGGTTTATGTCAGGTCAAGAGTTACATGAGATTGAAGCTCAGTTTCGTGCCAACACGAATATGGCAAAGGTGGATAGCGAGTATTTTTGTCGGCTTCTTTATGGTGTACCAGCAAACTTAAGCAAGTTAGAAGACAGTTTTAAGCCTTTTTTGGATAGGCCAATCGAAGGGTTGAATCCAATAGAGTTAACTGTTCTAAGACTTGGAGCATTTGAATTGCTTTATTGCCCAGAAATCCCTTATCGGGTGCTGCTTGATGAAGCGATTTCACTTACTAAAGAGTTCGGTTCACAAGATGGTCATCGCTATGTAAATGGGGTATTAAATAATCTGGCACAAAAGGCTAGAAAAGTTGAAATTAGTAATGGATGA
- the nrdR gene encoding transcriptional regulator NrdR, which produces MHCPFCHAEETKVVDSRLVADGAQVRRRRECLLCHERFTTFETAELIMPSIIKRDGRREPFNIKNLRAGMLRALEKRPVSVDALEEALVTIMQEIRRRGEREIESREVGELVMKQLHRLDHVAYVRFASVYKRFKDVSEFSQTIDELKNDKNS; this is translated from the coding sequence ATGCACTGTCCATTTTGTCACGCTGAAGAAACCAAGGTTGTTGATTCACGTCTTGTTGCAGATGGAGCTCAAGTTCGCAGAAGAAGAGAGTGTCTTCTTTGCCATGAGCGATTTACTACGTTTGAAACGGCTGAATTAATCATGCCTTCCATCATCAAGCGTGATGGACGCCGAGAGCCGTTTAACATTAAAAACTTACGAGCAGGTATGCTGCGAGCGCTAGAAAAAAGACCCGTGAGTGTTGATGCACTTGAAGAAGCGCTGGTAACCATTATGCAAGAGATTCGTCGTCGTGGCGAGCGTGAAATTGAATCACGTGAAGTGGGTGAGTTGGTGATGAAACAATTGCATCGTCTTGATCATGTGGCCTATGTGCGATTTGCTTCAGTGTATAAACGATTTAAAGATGTCAGCGAGTTTAGTCAAACCATTGACGAGCTAAAAAATGACAAAAATTCATGA
- the glyA gene encoding serine hydroxymethyltransferase produces MFDKSYKIAGFDDELWRAIQAECVRQEDHIELIASENYVSPRVLEAQGSVLTNKYAEGYPAKRYYGGCENVDVAESLAISRAKELFSADYVNVQPHSGSQANAAVMMALLSPGDLILGMALPHGGHLTHGSKVNFSGKLYQSMEYGVDVNTGFIDYDALEELALKHRPKMIIAGFSAYSRILDWQRFRAIADRIGAYLMADVAHVAGLIAVGLYPSPIPYADVVTSTTHKTLRGPRGGLILARANEDIEKKLNSAVFPGMQGGPLMHVIAAKAVAFAEAMQPEFKQYQNQVLLNAKVMAETLRGRGYPIVSGGTDNHLFLVNLISKDITGKDADAALGRAHITVNKNTVPNDPRSPFVTSGLRIGTPAMTTRGFKEKEASTVAGWIADILDDLNNESTIAQIKTQVLQLCREFPVYR; encoded by the coding sequence ATGTTTGATAAGAGCTACAAGATTGCAGGTTTTGACGATGAGCTTTGGCGAGCTATTCAAGCTGAGTGCGTGCGTCAAGAAGATCACATTGAACTCATCGCTTCAGAAAACTATGTTAGTCCTCGAGTCCTGGAAGCTCAAGGTTCGGTTCTCACCAATAAATATGCCGAAGGTTATCCTGCAAAACGTTACTATGGTGGATGTGAAAATGTTGATGTGGCTGAATCTTTAGCCATATCTCGTGCTAAAGAGTTATTCAGTGCAGATTATGTCAATGTTCAACCCCATTCTGGTTCCCAGGCCAATGCGGCTGTTATGATGGCTCTTCTTTCACCAGGTGATTTAATCCTGGGAATGGCATTGCCACACGGCGGGCATTTAACTCACGGTTCCAAAGTTAATTTTTCTGGTAAGCTCTATCAATCGATGGAATATGGAGTCGATGTTAACACCGGCTTTATCGATTATGATGCGCTAGAAGAGTTGGCTCTAAAGCATCGACCGAAAATGATCATTGCAGGGTTTTCCGCTTATTCACGAATCCTTGATTGGCAACGATTCAGAGCCATCGCTGATCGAATAGGGGCTTATCTGATGGCGGATGTAGCTCATGTGGCTGGACTCATTGCTGTTGGCCTTTATCCTTCACCCATTCCTTATGCGGACGTGGTGACATCAACCACTCACAAAACGCTGCGTGGACCCCGGGGTGGTCTAATTTTGGCACGTGCTAATGAAGACATTGAGAAAAAATTAAATTCGGCAGTGTTTCCTGGAATGCAGGGGGGGCCATTAATGCATGTTATCGCAGCAAAGGCTGTCGCGTTTGCTGAGGCTATGCAACCTGAGTTTAAGCAATACCAAAATCAAGTATTACTTAATGCCAAAGTCATGGCAGAAACACTGAGGGGCCGCGGCTACCCAATTGTTTCTGGAGGGACCGATAATCATTTGTTTTTGGTGAATTTAATTTCTAAAGATATTACTGGTAAAGATGCTGATGCAGCCCTGGGTCGTGCTCATATTACAGTGAATAAAAACACGGTGCCCAATGATCCTCGGTCGCCGTTTGTAACCAGTGGTCTTCGCATAGGTACTCCAGCGATGACGACGCGAGGTTTTAAAGAGAAAGAAGCAAGTACAGTGGCGGGATGGATAGCAGATATACTTGATGATCTAAATAATGAAAGCACTATTGCGCAAATTAAGACGCAAGTATTGCAATTATGTCGTGAATTTCCGGTTTATCGTTAA
- a CDS encoding BON domain-containing protein has translation MLRTIRSFVIIVLVSIIIACAASPTSESTGQFLDSSAVTAKVKAELVDKLGAKGFAIKVKTYKGEVQLSGFVDSAVVKQRAGVIAGNVNGVKRIRNHLIVK, from the coding sequence ATGTTAAGAACAATTAGGTCATTCGTTATTATTGTACTTGTGTCAATAATCATTGCTTGCGCGGCTAGCCCAACAAGTGAGAGTACTGGCCAATTCTTAGATAGCTCTGCTGTAACCGCAAAAGTGAAGGCCGAATTAGTTGATAAATTGGGTGCGAAAGGATTCGCTATTAAAGTAAAAACTTACAAAGGCGAAGTGCAGCTCAGCGGGTTTGTAGATAGCGCAGTGGTTAAACAAAGAGCTGGTGTTATTGCAGGCAATGTTAATGGTGTAAAACGTATCCGTAATCATTTAATTGTTAAGTGA